A window of Haloarchaeobius litoreus contains these coding sequences:
- a CDS encoding ABC transporter permease — protein MKPLTNLRMSWRAIRSHKLRSTLTTLGVVIGVAAVITFVTLGASLQAGIIGDISPDDRQNIYGWAAPEESSNQGPLAGAQPVFTQADVENLSTQPGVRAAYGYTPIPSQSVDFGGERIPRQDAVVATGPPYVDADEIAEGRQFRMGEREAVLNPAMANAFERNVTVGDTITVTTFGGRQVNATVVGITADSESRSPFEGFGPGPRVYLPLDPYYTEFVSGAQETPRFAAIVVEAEGLDAVDRAKESTRTYLETESDAEAQAGDELTYQLQTSVELLGQLQAVLDQLQAFVVGIAALSLVVGSIGIANIMLVSVTERTREIGIMKAVGAQKRDILTLFVTEAVIVGIIGSILGTLLGLAAGWAGAQYIDIPLTYPIEWFGIAIAVGILVGVAAGLYPAWRGARTDPIDALRYE, from the coding sequence GTGAAACCGCTGACGAACCTCCGGATGTCCTGGCGGGCCATCCGCAGCCACAAGCTCCGCTCGACGCTGACGACGCTGGGCGTGGTCATCGGCGTCGCCGCCGTCATCACGTTCGTCACGCTCGGTGCGAGCCTGCAGGCGGGCATCATCGGCGACATCAGCCCGGACGACAGACAGAACATCTACGGCTGGGCCGCCCCCGAGGAGTCCTCGAACCAGGGCCCGCTCGCCGGCGCACAGCCGGTGTTCACGCAGGCCGACGTGGAGAACCTCTCCACCCAGCCCGGCGTCAGGGCGGCCTACGGCTACACGCCGATCCCGTCACAGAGCGTCGACTTCGGGGGTGAACGCATCCCCAGACAGGACGCGGTGGTCGCGACCGGGCCACCGTACGTCGACGCCGACGAGATAGCCGAGGGTCGCCAGTTCCGCATGGGCGAGCGCGAGGCCGTCCTCAACCCGGCGATGGCGAACGCCTTCGAGCGGAACGTCACCGTCGGGGACACCATCACCGTCACCACCTTCGGCGGCCGGCAGGTGAACGCCACCGTCGTCGGCATCACCGCGGACTCGGAGTCGCGCTCGCCGTTCGAGGGCTTCGGCCCCGGCCCGCGGGTGTACCTCCCGCTCGACCCGTACTACACCGAGTTCGTCTCGGGCGCACAGGAGACGCCCCGGTTCGCCGCCATCGTCGTCGAAGCGGAGGGCCTCGATGCGGTCGACCGCGCGAAGGAGTCCACCCGGACCTACCTGGAGACCGAGTCCGACGCCGAGGCGCAGGCCGGCGACGAGCTCACCTACCAGCTCCAGACCAGCGTCGAACTGCTCGGGCAGCTGCAGGCCGTCCTCGACCAGCTGCAGGCGTTCGTCGTCGGCATCGCCGCGCTCAGCCTCGTCGTCGGGAGCATCGGCATCGCCAACATCATGCTCGTCTCCGTCACCGAGCGGACCCGCGAGATCGGCATCATGAAGGCCGTCGGCGCGCAGAAACGGGACATCCTGACGCTGTTCGTCACCGAGGCGGTCATCGTCGGCATCATCGGCTCGATTCTGGGGACACTGCTCGGGCTCGCGGCGGGCTGGGCCGGTGCCCAGTACATCGACATCCCGCTCACGTACCCCATCGAGTGGTTCGGCATCGCCATCGCCGTCGGCATCCTCGTCGGCGTCGCGGCCGGACTCTACCCGGCCTGGCGCGGGGCCAGAACCGACCCCATCGACGCGCTCCGGTACGAGTGA
- a CDS encoding ABC transporter ATP-binding protein: MGSTGDSAAVSLEAVRKTYMVGEPVHALDGVDLEIPRGSYVAVMGPSGSGKSTLMNVIGCLDTPTEGTVYLDGQEVTAMSDRERTRIRGEEVGFVFQTFNLMPRLTAVENVALPLVFRGVAPDERRERATELLERVGLGDRLGHVPNELSGGQRQRVAIARALVNDPALILADEPTGNLDTETGENIMDLFAELHAEGNTVVMVTHERHIAEHAERIVHLLDGEIERIEELDSVGRDVGGRDAEVES, translated from the coding sequence ATGGGTTCTACAGGGGATAGTGCGGCCGTCTCGCTGGAGGCGGTCAGGAAGACGTACATGGTCGGCGAGCCCGTCCACGCGCTGGACGGTGTCGATCTGGAGATCCCCCGTGGCTCCTACGTCGCCGTCATGGGGCCGAGCGGCTCCGGCAAGTCGACGCTGATGAACGTCATCGGCTGCCTCGATACGCCGACGGAGGGGACCGTGTACCTCGACGGGCAGGAGGTCACCGCGATGTCGGACCGCGAGCGAACCCGTATCCGCGGGGAGGAGGTCGGCTTCGTCTTCCAGACGTTCAACCTCATGCCGCGGCTCACCGCCGTCGAGAACGTCGCACTCCCGCTCGTGTTCCGCGGCGTGGCCCCGGACGAGCGACGAGAGCGAGCGACGGAGCTGCTGGAGCGTGTCGGGCTCGGTGACCGGCTCGGCCACGTCCCGAACGAGCTCTCGGGCGGACAGCGCCAGCGCGTCGCCATCGCCCGGGCGCTGGTGAACGACCCGGCGCTCATCCTCGCCGACGAGCCGACGGGCAACCTCGACACGGAGACGGGCGAGAACATCATGGACCTGTTCGCGGAGCTGCACGCCGAGGGCAACACCGTCGTCATGGTCACCCACGAGCGACACATCGCGGAGCACGCCGAGCGCATCGTCCACCTGCTCGACGGGGAGATCGAGCGAATCGAGGAGCTCGACTCGGTCGGTCGCGACGTGGGGGGTCGCGACGCGGAGGTGGAGTCGTGA
- the rpiA gene encoding ribose-5-phosphate isomerase RpiA: protein MKNTGGSSEAKRRAGEHAADLVEDGEVVGLGTGSTTAHAIRALGRAVDAGLDVQAIPTSFQSRQLALDAEIPLTSLDAVDGVDLAIDGADQVAARDDGGFDLVKGGGAAHAREKVVDAAADRFVVVADPSKLVDPLDYPVPVEVLPDARPTVAEAVRELGGEPSLRTARRKDGPVVTENGNLVLDCDFGPIDDPATLATGLSALPGVLEQGLFVGLADEVHIGHADDVDVLGR from the coding sequence ATGAAGAACACGGGCGGCAGTTCCGAGGCGAAGCGACGCGCGGGCGAGCACGCCGCGGACCTCGTCGAGGACGGCGAGGTCGTGGGGCTCGGCACCGGCTCGACGACGGCCCACGCCATCCGCGCGCTGGGGCGGGCGGTCGACGCAGGCCTGGACGTGCAGGCCATCCCGACCTCGTTCCAGTCCCGCCAGCTGGCGCTCGACGCGGAGATCCCGCTGACGAGCCTCGACGCGGTCGACGGCGTCGACCTCGCCATCGACGGCGCGGATCAGGTGGCAGCGCGCGACGACGGCGGCTTCGACCTCGTCAAGGGCGGCGGCGCGGCCCACGCTCGCGAGAAGGTCGTCGACGCCGCGGCGGACCGGTTCGTCGTGGTCGCCGACCCCTCGAAGCTGGTCGACCCGCTCGACTACCCCGTGCCGGTGGAGGTGCTGCCCGACGCCCGGCCGACCGTCGCCGAGGCGGTGCGCGAACTCGGCGGCGAGCCGTCCCTCCGGACGGCGAGGCGCAAGGACGGCCCCGTCGTCACCGAGAACGGGAACCTCGTGCTCGACTGCGACTTCGGCCCCATCGACGACCCGGCGACGCTCGCGACCGGGCTCTCCGCGCTCCCGGGCGTCCTCGAGCAGGGACTGTTCGTCGGACTCGCCGACGAGGTCCACATCGGCCACGCGGACGACGTCGACGTGCTAGGTCGCTGA